From a single Brassica oleracea var. oleracea cultivar TO1000 chromosome C5, BOL, whole genome shotgun sequence genomic region:
- the LOC106293039 gene encoding uncharacterized protein LOC106293039 encodes MMKDNAHPSPFKLKLDHQLEHRQEAEEFTIDANVKIIRQGSLLQDVCFSSTVDNFIFEDEDCPEKVELYELFIDAGIVEFDAQFMLIDMILYVSEKTKSLDDDYKGVLTLTVEVTLPPEPVELNYAGSEQTQSHEAIATKTVEQWLKPNHKIQKTVYKIGADGVSLVRIAQGS; translated from the coding sequence ATGATGAAAGACAATGCTCATCCTTCTCCCTTTAAACTGAAACTTGACCATCAACTCGAACATCGACAAGAAGCAGAAGAGTTCACTATCGATGCTAATGTCAAGATTATCCGACAAGGGTCTCTTTTACAGGATGTCTGCTTCTCCTCCACTGTCGACAATTTCATATTTGAAGACGAAGATTGTCCGGAGAAAGTAGAACTCTACGAGCTATTTATCGACGCTGGAATAGTCGAGTTCGATGCTCAGTTTATGCTTATTGACATGATTTTGTACGTTTCTGAAAAAACAAAGTCGCTTGATGACGATTACAAAGGAGTTTTAACGTTGACGGTTGAAGTCACGTTACCACCGGAACCGGTCGAGCTTAACTATGCCGGTTCGGAGCAAACTCAATCCCACGAAGCAATTGCGACGAAGACGGTCGAGCAATGGTTGAAACCAAATCATAAAATACAAAAAACCGTGTACAAAATTGGGGCTGATGGTGTTTCATTAGTCCGAATCGCACAAGGTAGCTAG
- the LOC106343577 gene encoding myosin-7 — protein sequence MDQEAKVSSEVPVVKGAPEDLKTVDVSVKEVNREITKEDKAMEQEEEDTTFDGGFVKVEKEGTNTKGDEKAEKQVPLTISSSSSQRELEKKEKASESRLEPEPLPLKVSEQESINLKLREELKEKEMLVALSKDQEGKIKTANEKLTKVLQEKEILETSVAEITLIATNRKETCDELEEKLKVSDEKFSKTNALLSQALSNNSDLEQKLKAMEALSSEVSQLKSALIVAEEEEKDSSRKMQEYQEKVTKLESSLNQSSARISELEEDLRTALQKGADHEDLGKVSTQRCLELQGLLQTSKSKLEEKLKDLEAVQVKNSSLEAALSVAMGEKKALEETVNGYKVKTTESEEILEKQAREIDEAKTRSREIEALNKHSELSIQKAMEELRSRDTEVKDLKERVRLYEEKLAEASAHSFSLKQDLDQSSLENELLADTNNQLKIKIQEINEEKETATRRSEEAAKRFEQRDIEAKDMVAKLKAQEDLFKEHKREIQEASEVANTRKMKLEESLLKLKTSEDTIKELEKENGSLAEVNLKLNQELANHGSETSDFQTMFTALEAEKDQTAKELHASKAAIKELRNKLASERERLRSKMASLAEENNQVNEIYQSTKSELVKLQEQLEVEKSKVDTMVSEIKKLSALAAEKSVLETNFGEVEKRLKNSEAKLKEEVEKVAELTSKLHEHEVKTSDRDLEDKKATQLYKELQASHTVISKEKEAVSQKHSELEATLKKSQGELEAKTSKIVHLESLAKDLEQKVQLADAKSKETETMGKGEVQVKSRGINLSGNVTTTKKAETSHLMTLKIVLGVAILSVIIGIVLGKNY from the exons ATGGACCAAGAAGCAAAAGTTAGTTCTGAGGTTCCTGTAGTGAAAGGAGCACCTGAGGATCTAAAGACGGTCGATGTTTCTGTTAAG GAGGTGAACAGAGAAATCACAAAGGAAGATAAAGCTATGGAGCAAGAAGAAGAGGATACTACATTTGATGGTGGATTCGTTAAAGTTGAGAAAGAAGGAACTAACACTAAGGGTGATGAGAAAGCAGAGAAGCAAGTTCCACTCACTATAAGCTCAAGCAGTTCACAAAGAGAACTAGAGAAGAAGGAGAAAGCTTCTGAGTCTCGGTTGGAACCAGAGCCATTGCCTCTGAAAGTCTCTGAACAGGAAAGCATTAATCTGAAGCTAAGGGAAGAACTCAAAGAGAAGGAGATGCTCGTTGCCTTATCTAAAGACCAAGAAGGAAAAATCAAAACTGCTAACGAGAAGTTGACCAAAGTGTTGCAAGAGAAAGAGATTCTTGAAACATCTGTAGCAGAGATCACTCTTATTGCAACTAATAGAAAAGAGACCTGCGATGAACTTGAAGAGAAACTAAAGGTTTCGGATGAAAAATTCTCCAAAACAAATGCTCTTCTATCTCAAGCTTTGTCCAACAACTCTGACCTTGAACAGAAGTTGAAAGCTATGGAAGCATTATCTTCTGAAGTTTCTCAACTAAAATCTGCTTTGATAGTTGCTGAAGAGGAGGAGAAAGATTCATCTAGAAAGATGCAGGAGTACCAAGAGAAGGTGACTAAACTTGAATCATCTCTGAACCAATCATCAGCGAGGATCTCAGAGCTTGAAGAAGATCTGAGGACAGCTTTGCAGAAAGGTGCAGATCATGAAGATCTTGGAAAGGTGAGTACTCAGCGCTGCCTTGAGCTTCAAGGTTTGCTTCAAACATCAAAGTCAAAGCTAGAAGAAAAACTAAAAGACCTGGAAGCTGTCCAAGTGAAAAACTCTAGCCTTGAAGCTGCTCTCAGTGTAGCAATGGGAGAGAAGAAAGCGTTGGAGGAAACAGTGAATGGATATAAAGTGAAAACAACCGAGTCTGAAGAGATACTTGAGAAGCAAGCAAGAGAAATAGATGAAGCTAAAACAAGAAGCAGAGAGATTGAAGCTTTGAATAAACACTCAGAACTTAGTATCCAAAAGGCAATGGAGGAGCTCAGAAGCAGAGATACAGAAGTGAAAGATCTCAAGGAGAGAGTAAGATTGTATGAAGAGAAGTTGGCTGAAGCATCTGCTCACTCGTTTTCTTTGAAACAAGATCTTGATCAGTCTTCCTTGGAGAACGAGCTACTAGCAGATACAAACAACCAGCTCAAGATCAAGATTCAAGAAATAAATGAAGAGAAGGAAACAGCAACAAGACGGAGTGAAGAAGCAGCCAAAAGGTTTGAACAGAGAGACATAGAAGCTAAAGACATGGTTGCAAAGTTGAAAGCCCAAGAAGACCTGTTCAAGGAACATAAAAGGGAGATTCAGGAAGCATCTGAAGTTGCTAATACTAGAAAAATGAAGCTTGAAGAGTCTCTGTTGAAGCTCAAGACTTCTGAAGATACAATCAAAGAGCTTGAGAAAGAAAATGGATCATTGGCTGAGGTGAACTTAAAGCTGAACCAGGAGCTAGCCAATCATGGGTCAGAGACCAGTGATTTTCAGACAATGTTCACTGCTTTAGAAGCTGAGAAAGACCAAACAGCAAAAGAGCTTCATGCTTCAAAGGCAGCCATTAAAGAATTAAGAAACAAGCTTGCTTCTGAAAGAGAAAGATTAAGATCAAAG ATGGCTTCCCTAGCAGAAGAGAATAATCAAGTCAATGAGATATATCAAAGCACAAAGAGTGAGCTTGTCAAGCTTCAAGAACAACTTGAAGTAGAGAAGTCTAAAGTTGATACTATGGTATCTGAAATCAAGAAGCTCAGTGCTTTGGCTGCTGAGAAGTCAGTGTTGGAGACTAACTTTGGAGAAGTAGAAAAACGATTGAAAAATTCTGAAGCTAAGTTGAAAGAAGAG GTCGAAAAGGTTGCAGAACTGACCTCAAAATTGCATGAACATGAAGTTAAGACGAGTGACAGAGACTTGGAGGACAAGAAAGCAACTCAGCTTTATAAAGAGCTTCAAGCATCTCACACAGTCATCTCTAAGGAG AAAGAAGCAGTTTCTCAGAAGCATTCGGAGTTGGAAGCTACTCTAAAGAAATCACAAGGAGAGCTTGAAGCTAAGACAAGTAAGATCGTTCACCTAGAATCATTGGCCAAAGATCTTGAACAGAAAGTGCAGCTTGCTGATGCTAAGTCTAAG GAAACTGAGACTATGGGAAAAGGAGAAGTACAAGTTAAATCTCGAGGCATTAATTTATCAGGAAACGTTACAACAACTAAGAAAGCTGAAACGTCTCATCTCATGACATTGAAGATCGTTCTTGGAGTGGCTATCTTGTCTGTCATTATAGGTATCGTTCTTGGGAAAAACTATTGA